DNA sequence from the Vicia villosa cultivar HV-30 ecotype Madison, WI linkage group LG3, Vvil1.0, whole genome shotgun sequence genome:
GTCATATGAGtttataagctataagacataagctcaaaattatgccttaccaaacagagcctaaacAGAATCTGAAGCTCTGTTTGTTAACACCAGAAAAAGAGCTTTTAACTTTTCAGCTCATACTAGCAAAAAAACTATGTTTGGTAACTGTCATTTAGCTTTTAGTTTGTAGTATTTTTACCAGCTTTTAATTTGTAGCtttttttttactagcttttaccTTTTTTCTCAAAAGCTATTTAAAGTAGTTTTTGAGCTTTTAGCTTGTGGctttcatttatacccttattatttaaaaataaaaatataattttactcctatatatatatatatatatatatatatatatatatatatatatatatatatatatatatatttgcgtTGTATAGTTATATTTGCGTCGATTAACAAAAAAATgcaatatttaatatttcttttatcgACATTAAAATTACATATCTTGTAATGAATTTAGAGATAGTGGTGCTAATTTTTAAATTTCTgaaacattaaaaaattattaagacGACGAAGATTCGTAATAATATTAGAATTTTATTGTAAAATAAacagtaaaaatattttaattattattttagattaatataattgaattcaaAATCGTAATGATATTATTTTGTATAattcattaaatttatatataaatgttattatataagttcatttaaaaattatatataattgtttgatatatttttatgttatttttaattttaatatatattagttttttttttcatgtgtttgctaatgtatatatttattttatttttattttatatcattagtTTGCTATTGATAATTTTCATAGTTATCCACAAATTGCTATGTATTACATGTGCATTGACTTTTCAAAAGTATGTACTAATAACAAGTGGTAAATAATGTTATATAACTAGCCCTCTTTACACATGTGCACAAATTAAACTTCAAAGTTTTCtcattaatattttgtgtatacAAACTTCATAGACTATTTTCTtctccatcttctcctttaacAAACCGACACCAAAACCAATGTTTACCGCATATAGTATACATTGAATCCAAAGAAATTCCCTTAGTCTCAGGCAAGAAGAATATGACAAATAGAGTCATCACCGCAACCCAAAAAGCATAAAACAAGAAGACCCCAAATTTAAAGTGGCATAACATCGTCAAAAATGTTTGAGACAacacaaatattattataaaactcAATCCAGCAGTTATGTTTTGGCCAGTGGTTCTTATATTTATTGGAAAAATCTCACTTGGAATTAGCCATGCTAGAGGGCCCCACGACCAACCAAAACCAGCTGTATAGAGACATAATAGCACCAATAGCAATATTGCATTGCCTTTGGATATGTTGTTTGTACCATCAACTCCGGTCACCACTGCCAGTAAAATAGACACCCCAATCTACACTcaatttttttactaataattAGTTGctgcaaataaaaaatattaattcaaatatatatagATTCTAGTAATTCACTTACCAAGCATACAAACATCACAATACCTCCCGTTATGAACAAGAATCTTCTACCAAAACGATCAACAATACCGGCAGAGACAAGGTTAGAAGTAAGGTTAGCGACTCCAAGTATAATGGCAGAAAGCAAAGCACCATCGTGTCCCAACCCGACAGATTGAAAGAGGTTAGGCGAATAAAATGCAACAATGTTAATCCCTGTAAGCTGGTTGAAAAACGGTATTGCGAATGCCATGACCAAATGAGGTCGATACTCTCTCTTGAATATGGTTTTAAAGGGTTTTTGTTTTACTGATTCTGCAATCGCTGTCCACTTAATAAGTTCGTCTAACTCGGGTTCGATATTGACAGAGGATCCTCTTATTTTGTGTAAGGATTTTCTGGCTTGGTCTATCTGGCCACGTTCCACCAAGCTGTTGGGTGTATCGGAAATGAGGAAGGAACCAATTGTCATGATGGCTGCAGGCACGACTGCAAGTCCAAGAGAAAGTCTCCATCCCCATGTGTGCATGGCGATGCCATAGTTTATGCAGTTGGCAGCAACTATGCCGATTCCTAAGAAGAATGAAAGTGATATGCCGATAGCGCCTCGCCATTTTGGGGGAGCAATTTCAGCCAGGTATAATGGTGCAGCCTtttcaaattataaaatataataataataataataataataataataataataataataataataataataataataataataataataataataataataataataataataataataataataataataataattataatgatGCAGCCTTTTCAAattgtaaaataataataataataataataataataataataataataataataataataataataataataataataataataataataataataataataataataataataatctataataatacataaacaaaatactttgttttgtttttgttgtagctTATTTTTCTACCACTTTTATGCTTATAATATTGTGTAATTTATGTATAACAATCTTTAAAGAGAATACTTTGTTTTTGTGTAGTCTATTTTTCTATCAATTTTACTCTTATATTATTGTGTAATTGGCATAATAactttcattaaaataattattattaacttcCACATAACTTTTCTCCTACTATTAACTTTCACGTGttgtgttttttaaattaaatttaaatataaaaaggtCGTTTATATTTTCACAAATGCGCAATAAAAAAGCAGACGGACACATGAATGTTGATACGGACGCTAGTAATAATAATGCTAAATACTCTTtttatatgttattttttattcgGAGTCCATTTTAGtcttttaacttaaaaaaatatattttgtccaCTAATTCTGCAAACCAATCTACGTTAGTGATTTTCGTCCACTTTATTAGCAAAGTCAATCATTCAAGCTATGTGGTACTGACATGGAAAGACATGGAATATCAGGTGGCATATACTAATTTTGTGAGTCATTTATCTGTCACTAAAATATATTCAAGGGTTTTGATTATTGTTGTTTATCTTCTCCATAAATTCAGAAATCAGTCACTACAACGGTCATAaattttgaagatgatgaagatt
Encoded proteins:
- the LOC131656207 gene encoding sugar transport protein 5-like, with product MAGGRFSVDSTPVTAISVGGKLTLTIIISCIVAASSGLLFGYDIGISGGVTTMVPFLQKFFPDILRKAAETEANLYCVYDSQVLTLFTSSLYLAGLVSSLAASKVTTAYGRRNTILYGGILFLAGGAINGGAENIPMLIIGRVLLGLGVGFANQAAPLYLAEIAPPKWRGAIGISLSFFLGIGIVAANCINYGIAMHTWGWRLSLGLAVVPAAIMTIGSFLISDTPNSLVERGQIDQARKSLHKIRGSSVNIEPELDELIKWTAIAESVKQKPFKTIFKREYRPHLVMAFAIPFFNQLTGINIVAFYSPNLFQSVGLGHDGALLSAIILGVANLTSNLVSAGIVDRFGRRFLFITGGIVMFVCLIGVSILLAVVTGVDGTNNISKGNAILLLVLLCLYTAGFGWSWGPLAWLIPSEIFPINIRTTGQNITAGLSFIIIFVLSQTFLTMLCHFKFGVFLFYAFWVAVMTLFVIFFLPETKGISLDSMYTICGKHWFWCRFVKGEDGEENSL